The Streptomyces spororaveus genome includes a region encoding these proteins:
- a CDS encoding LolA family protein gives MAPNTKTSRKAARYAVPVAVAGVAAATVAMVPAFANAGGPDLPKVTAQQLIEKVAASDVQQLSGTARITTDLGLPKIASGLLGGAGMAGGSANPEDKVAQLANGSHTLRVAADGPDRQRLTFLDGKDEYSLIHNGDDVWGYDSKSNEAFHEKNAEAGQGKGKLGGKEHKTGDRLAASPQKMAEEILKAAGPTTDVSVGDTAQVAGRDAYQLVLKPKQSGSTIGSVQIAVDAKNGVPLRVQLLSAQGGKPIVDAGFTKVDFAKPAADTFSFTAPKGAKVTEGVDEAGKGKAGGDEHWKALESIPGLGGLTGGPGGKGDVKVLGEGWSTIARIDSGVNRSLKDLENDKNAPKEAKQFLGALGDKVTGKFGEGRVLSTRVVNALITDDGKVYVGAVTKDALVKAADANK, from the coding sequence ATGGCACCGAACACCAAGACTTCCCGCAAGGCCGCCCGGTACGCCGTACCGGTAGCGGTGGCGGGCGTGGCCGCGGCGACCGTTGCGATGGTCCCGGCCTTCGCCAACGCCGGCGGGCCCGACCTGCCGAAGGTGACGGCGCAGCAGCTCATCGAGAAGGTCGCGGCCTCGGACGTGCAGCAGCTGTCCGGCACCGCCCGGATCACCACCGACCTGGGGCTGCCGAAGATCGCGAGCGGGCTGCTCGGCGGCGCCGGCATGGCGGGCGGTTCGGCCAACCCGGAGGACAAGGTCGCCCAGCTGGCGAACGGCAGCCACACCCTGCGCGTCGCGGCCGACGGCCCGGACCGCCAGCGGCTGACCTTCCTCGACGGCAAGGACGAGTACAGCCTCATCCACAACGGCGACGACGTCTGGGGCTACGACTCCAAGTCGAACGAGGCCTTCCACGAGAAGAACGCCGAGGCCGGTCAGGGCAAGGGCAAGCTCGGCGGCAAGGAGCACAAGACCGGCGACCGGCTGGCCGCCTCGCCGCAGAAGATGGCCGAGGAGATCCTGAAGGCCGCCGGCCCCACCACGGACGTCAGCGTCGGCGACACCGCGCAGGTGGCCGGGCGCGACGCCTACCAGCTGGTGCTCAAGCCCAAGCAGAGCGGCTCCACGATCGGGTCGGTCCAGATCGCCGTGGACGCCAAGAACGGCGTGCCGCTGCGCGTGCAGCTGCTCTCCGCCCAGGGCGGCAAGCCGATCGTCGACGCCGGCTTCACCAAGGTGGACTTCGCCAAGCCGGCCGCGGACACCTTCTCCTTCACCGCGCCCAAGGGCGCCAAGGTGACCGAGGGCGTGGACGAGGCGGGCAAGGGCAAGGCCGGCGGCGACGAGCACTGGAAGGCGCTGGAGTCCATCCCGGGCCTCGGCGGCCTGACCGGCGGCCCGGGCGGCAAGGGCGACGTGAAGGTGCTCGGCGAGGGCTGGTCGACCATCGCCCGGATCGACTCGGGCGTGAACCGGAGCCTGAAGGACCTGGAGAACGACAAGAACGCCCCGAAGGAGGCCAAGCAGTTCCTCGGCGCCCTCGGGGACAAGGTCACCGGGAAGTTCGGCGAGGGCCGGGTCCTGTCGACCCGCGTGGTTAACGCCCTGATCACGGACGACGGCAAGGTCTACGTCGGCGCGGTCACCAAGGACGCGCTGGTGAAGGCGGCCGACGCCAACAAGTAA
- a CDS encoding polyprenyl synthetase family protein, with protein sequence MTVVGPFGLSVRDQALETDVQAGLAAVEAGLLEATKSEVPFITEAAQHLVRAGGKRFRPLLVMLASRFGDPYAPGIVPSAVVVELTHLATLYHDDVMDEADVRRGVESANARWGNSVAVLTGDFLFARASHILADLGPEAVRIQAEAFERLVTGQILETAGPRDGRDPVAHYLDVIAGKTGSLIAVSGRFGALMSGADESVVDILTQYGERLGTAFQLADDVLDIASDAHESGKTPGTDLREGIPTLPVLRLREMAAQGGDPADLELVELLDGDLTDDARHAEVLTRLRAHPALERARRDTIQYAEDARAMLAPLPECFAKSALEELCDAVVHRAG encoded by the coding sequence GTGACCGTCGTCGGGCCGTTCGGACTGAGCGTGCGGGACCAGGCTCTTGAGACCGATGTCCAGGCCGGACTGGCCGCCGTCGAGGCGGGTCTGCTGGAAGCCACCAAGAGCGAAGTCCCCTTCATCACCGAGGCCGCACAGCACCTGGTCCGGGCCGGAGGCAAGCGGTTCCGGCCGCTGCTGGTGATGCTCGCGTCCCGTTTCGGTGATCCCTACGCGCCCGGCATCGTGCCGTCCGCCGTCGTGGTCGAGCTGACGCACCTCGCGACGCTCTACCACGACGACGTCATGGACGAGGCGGACGTCCGCCGCGGGGTGGAGAGCGCCAACGCCCGCTGGGGCAACTCCGTGGCGGTCCTCACGGGTGACTTCCTGTTCGCCCGTGCCTCGCACATCCTGGCCGACCTCGGGCCGGAGGCCGTACGCATCCAGGCGGAGGCCTTCGAGCGGCTGGTGACGGGCCAGATCCTGGAGACGGCCGGCCCGCGCGACGGCCGCGACCCCGTCGCCCACTACCTCGACGTCATCGCCGGCAAGACCGGCTCGCTGATCGCGGTCTCCGGCCGCTTCGGCGCGCTCATGTCCGGCGCCGACGAGTCGGTCGTCGACATCCTGACCCAGTACGGCGAGCGGCTCGGCACCGCCTTCCAGCTCGCCGACGACGTCCTCGACATCGCCTCCGACGCGCACGAGTCCGGCAAGACCCCCGGCACCGACCTGCGCGAGGGCATCCCGACGCTGCCCGTGCTGCGGCTGCGCGAGATGGCGGCCCAGGGCGGCGACCCGGCCGACCTGGAGCTCGTGGAACTCCTGGACGGGGACCTCACGGACGACGCCCGCCACGCCGAGGTGCTCACCCGGCTGCGGGCCCACCCCGCCCTGGAGCGGGCCCGCCGCGACACCATCCAGTACGCCGAGGACGCGCGGGCCATGCTGGCCCCGCTGCCGGAGTGCTTCGCCAAGTCGGCGCTCGAAGAGCTCTGCGACGCGGTGGTGCACCGCGCCGGCTAG
- a CDS encoding CocE/NonD family hydrolase, with translation MIIRTDFPYGTTHEDVRIPLPDGVELYARIWRPVTDEPVPALLEYLPYRLTDRTAPRDRQRHPWYAGHGYASVRVDVRGHGCSGGRPGDVYDARELADGVAVVEWLAAQPWCTGSVGMFGIAWGGLNSLQIAALAPEPLKAVVTVCSTDDRYDNDAHYMGGSVLAVDMHAWAAAMLALSSRPPDPQYTGDGWRERWLERLEAVEPLVHTWLSHQTRDAYWRRGSVCEDYTAVRAAVLAVGGWHDPYRDAVLRLVEHLPSARVRGLIGPWAHQYPDRGLPPGPAVGFLQETLRWWDHWLKGADNGVMEEPLLRTWISDSHPPATVYEELPGRWVGEKAWPSASVIPVPYVFQGAPVVVASPQHTGLDAGRFAPFGNDADLPPDQREEDAKSACFEFPVGREEPVEILGRPSVTLRLRLDVPYGQVIARLCDVAPDGSSTLVTRGALNLSARRGRERALPWPVGSYEDVAFELNGIGHAFAPGHRIRLAVSSAYWPWIWPRAGSEAGWTLDPAGSALTLPVRAGSAADGGIVFEAPEQAEPLGVAVPATLDEPRPERVVVRDVARGTWRLEVDPRYGGTRVYPDGLEYDEDAEDVYEIQDADALSARARSRWRIRLHRPELGWDARVETRSEIRCDEGGFLTSNEVVCREGDEVVFHRTWERRLPRAAG, from the coding sequence ATGATCATCCGTACCGACTTCCCGTACGGGACCACCCACGAGGATGTCCGGATCCCCCTGCCCGACGGCGTCGAGCTGTACGCCCGCATCTGGCGCCCGGTGACGGACGAGCCGGTTCCGGCACTGCTGGAGTACCTCCCGTACCGGCTCACCGACCGGACCGCGCCGCGCGACCGGCAGCGCCACCCCTGGTACGCGGGGCACGGCTACGCCTCCGTACGGGTGGACGTGCGCGGGCACGGCTGCAGCGGGGGCCGGCCGGGCGACGTGTACGACGCCCGCGAGCTGGCCGACGGGGTCGCGGTGGTGGAGTGGCTGGCGGCGCAGCCGTGGTGCACGGGGTCGGTGGGGATGTTCGGGATCGCGTGGGGCGGCCTCAACTCCCTCCAGATCGCGGCACTGGCCCCGGAGCCGCTGAAGGCCGTCGTCACCGTCTGCTCGACGGACGACCGGTACGACAACGACGCGCACTACATGGGCGGCTCGGTGCTCGCCGTGGACATGCACGCGTGGGCGGCGGCCATGCTGGCCCTGTCCTCCCGGCCGCCGGACCCGCAGTACACCGGGGACGGCTGGCGCGAGCGCTGGCTGGAGCGGCTGGAGGCGGTGGAACCGCTCGTCCACACCTGGCTCTCCCACCAGACGCGCGACGCCTACTGGCGCCGCGGCAGCGTCTGCGAGGACTACACGGCCGTCCGCGCGGCGGTACTCGCGGTCGGCGGCTGGCACGACCCGTACCGGGACGCCGTGCTGCGGCTGGTCGAGCACCTGCCGTCCGCGCGGGTGCGCGGCCTGATCGGCCCCTGGGCGCACCAGTACCCGGACCGCGGCCTGCCGCCGGGACCGGCCGTCGGCTTCCTCCAGGAGACCCTGCGCTGGTGGGACCACTGGCTGAAAGGGGCGGACAACGGGGTGATGGAGGAGCCGCTGCTGCGCACCTGGATCAGCGACTCGCACCCGCCCGCGACGGTGTACGAGGAGCTCCCCGGCCGCTGGGTCGGCGAGAAGGCGTGGCCCTCGGCGTCCGTCATCCCGGTCCCGTACGTGTTCCAGGGTGCGCCCGTGGTGGTGGCCTCCCCGCAGCACACCGGGCTGGACGCGGGCCGGTTCGCCCCCTTCGGCAATGACGCCGACCTGCCGCCGGACCAGCGGGAGGAGGACGCGAAGTCGGCCTGCTTCGAGTTCCCGGTGGGGCGCGAAGAGCCGGTGGAGATCCTGGGACGGCCGTCGGTGACCCTGCGGCTGCGGCTCGACGTGCCGTACGGGCAGGTGATCGCCCGGCTGTGCGACGTCGCCCCGGACGGCTCCTCGACGCTGGTCACGCGGGGCGCGCTGAACCTCTCCGCGCGCCGGGGCCGGGAGCGGGCGCTGCCCTGGCCGGTGGGCTCGTACGAGGACGTCGCCTTCGAGCTGAACGGCATCGGCCACGCCTTCGCGCCGGGGCACCGAATCCGGCTCGCCGTGTCCTCCGCGTACTGGCCGTGGATCTGGCCGCGGGCCGGTTCCGAGGCCGGCTGGACGCTGGACCCGGCGGGCAGCGCGCTGACCCTGCCGGTGCGGGCCGGCTCCGCGGCGGACGGCGGGATCGTCTTCGAGGCCCCGGAGCAGGCGGAGCCGCTGGGTGTGGCCGTCCCGGCGACGCTGGACGAACCGCGCCCGGAACGGGTGGTCGTACGGGACGTCGCGCGCGGGACGTGGCGGCTGGAGGTGGACCCGCGGTACGGGGGCACCCGGGTGTACCCGGACGGTCTGGAGTACGACGAGGACGCGGAGGACGTGTACGAGATCCAGGACGCGGACGCGCTGTCGGCGCGGGCGCGGTCGCGGTGGCGGATCCGGCTCCACCGGCCGGAACTGGGCTGGGACGCGCGGGTGGAGACCCGCTCGGAGATCCGCTGCGACGAGGGCGGTTTCCTGACGTCGAACGAGGTGGTGTGCCGGGAGGGGGACGAGGTGGTCTTCCACCGCACGTGGGAGCGGCGGCTGCCGCGCGCGGCGGGCTGA
- a CDS encoding HAD family hydrolase, whose translation MTSAPPPALPYALIATDLDGTLLQAGDTVSARSYEALARARAAGAQHIIVTGRPVPQVRHVLDRLGYTGLAVCGQGAQVYDAARGRLLHSVSMDRELADVALGKIEAEIGEVYAAVNQEGVDAEMLIGPGYRMWHPHLPTVRVPRRCDLWSAPINKVLLQHPELDDDELTRVARSVVGHLVNVTMAGEHTVELQPPGIDKASGLARAAAVLGVDPSGTIAFGDMPNDIPMFAWAAHGVAMANSHHELMAVADELTLSNEDDGIAVVLERLFG comes from the coding sequence GTGACTTCCGCCCCGCCTCCTGCCCTTCCCTATGCCCTGATCGCCACCGATCTGGACGGGACTCTGCTGCAAGCCGGGGACACCGTCTCCGCCCGCTCGTACGAGGCGCTCGCGCGGGCCCGCGCGGCCGGCGCCCAGCACATCATCGTCACCGGACGCCCCGTCCCCCAGGTACGACACGTCCTGGACCGGCTCGGATACACGGGGCTCGCGGTGTGCGGGCAGGGCGCGCAGGTGTACGACGCGGCGCGCGGGCGCCTGCTGCACTCCGTGTCCATGGACCGCGAGCTGGCCGATGTGGCCCTCGGCAAGATCGAGGCGGAGATCGGCGAGGTCTACGCGGCGGTCAACCAGGAGGGGGTGGACGCGGAGATGCTGATAGGGCCGGGCTACCGGATGTGGCACCCCCACCTGCCGACGGTCCGCGTCCCGCGGCGCTGCGACCTGTGGTCGGCGCCGATCAACAAGGTGCTGCTGCAGCACCCCGAACTGGACGACGACGAGCTGACCCGGGTGGCGCGCTCGGTGGTCGGCCACCTGGTGAACGTCACGATGGCGGGCGAGCACACGGTGGAACTCCAGCCGCCCGGCATCGACAAGGCCAGCGGGCTCGCGCGGGCGGCCGCCGTCCTCGGCGTCGACCCGTCCGGGACGATCGCCTTCGGGGACATGCCGAACGACATCCCGATGTTCGCGTGGGCCGCGCACGGGGTGGCGATGGCCAACTCCCACCACGAGCTGATGGCGGTGGCCGACGAGCTGACGCTGTCCAACGAGGACGACGGCATCGCGGTGGTCCTGGAGCGACTGTTCGGCTGA
- the fahA gene encoding fumarylacetoacetase — MPQQSPLDVPEGDPFGPHNLPYGVFSTAEDDRRRVGVRIGGFVLDAGAAATALGSPFADLLGRSSLNPLLGAGHTAWRDVRRALTAWVTDPGHRPTVEPHLVPLDEVTLHLPYEVADYVDFYASEHHATNVGRMFRPDGDALTPNWKHLPIGYHGRSGTIVVSGTDVVRPSGQRKAPTDPAPVFGPSVKLDIEAEVGFVVGTPSELGRPVALGDFEEHVFGLFLLNDWSARDIQAWEYVPLGPFLGKSFATSVSAWVTPLEALDAARVAPPARDFPLQPYLDDSGLDRPGGFDLHISVSINGQEVAQPPFATMYWTAAQQLAHMTVNGASLRTGDVFGSGTVSGPEVGQRGSLLELTWNGRDAIELTDGKRTFLEDGDTVTLTAWAPGPDGTRVGLGEVTGRIVGSR, encoded by the coding sequence ATGCCCCAGCAGAGCCCCCTCGATGTCCCCGAGGGCGACCCGTTCGGGCCGCACAACCTCCCCTACGGCGTCTTCTCGACCGCCGAGGACGACCGGCGGCGGGTCGGCGTACGCATCGGCGGATTCGTCCTCGACGCGGGGGCGGCCGCGACCGCGCTCGGCTCCCCCTTCGCGGACCTGCTCGGACGGTCCTCCCTCAACCCGCTGCTGGGTGCCGGCCACACCGCCTGGCGCGACGTGCGCCGCGCGCTGACCGCCTGGGTGACCGACCCCGGCCACCGCCCCACCGTCGAGCCGCACCTGGTACCGCTCGACGAGGTCACCCTGCACCTGCCGTACGAGGTCGCCGACTACGTCGACTTCTACGCGAGCGAGCACCACGCCACCAACGTCGGCAGGATGTTCCGCCCGGACGGCGACGCGCTGACCCCCAACTGGAAGCACCTGCCGATCGGTTACCACGGCCGCTCCGGCACCATCGTGGTCTCCGGCACCGATGTCGTACGCCCCTCCGGCCAGCGCAAGGCGCCCACCGACCCGGCGCCCGTCTTCGGCCCCTCCGTCAAGCTCGACATCGAGGCCGAGGTCGGCTTCGTCGTCGGCACCCCCTCCGAGCTGGGCCGGCCGGTGGCGCTGGGCGACTTCGAGGAGCACGTCTTCGGGCTGTTCCTGCTCAACGACTGGTCGGCGCGCGACATCCAGGCCTGGGAGTACGTGCCGCTCGGCCCCTTCCTCGGCAAGTCCTTCGCCACCTCGGTCTCCGCCTGGGTCACCCCGCTGGAGGCCCTGGACGCGGCCCGCGTCGCCCCGCCCGCCCGGGACTTCCCGCTCCAGCCCTACCTGGACGACTCCGGTCTCGACCGCCCCGGCGGCTTCGACCTGCACATCAGCGTCTCCATCAACGGCCAGGAGGTGGCGCAGCCGCCCTTCGCCACCATGTACTGGACGGCCGCCCAGCAGCTCGCCCACATGACCGTCAACGGCGCCTCCCTGCGCACCGGCGACGTCTTCGGCTCCGGCACCGTCAGCGGTCCCGAGGTCGGCCAGCGCGGCTCGCTGCTGGAGCTCACCTGGAACGGCCGCGACGCCATCGAGCTCACCGACGGCAAGCGCACCTTCCTGGAGGACGGGGACACCGTCACCCTCACCGCCTGGGCCCCCGGCCCGGACGGCACGCGCGTCGGCCTCGGCGAGGTCACCGGCCGCATCGTGGGATCGCGCTAG
- a CDS encoding GntR family transcriptional regulator: MPAERTVTHTVPVAAARRRRLRADQARQLADLLRHQILAGGYPDGVLPLESRLADDYGAGRNTVRQALDLLRGEQLVERRPGVGTVVVCEKYPHGLDRLQGLAETLNEHGRVTNEVRTVGPVRAPAPVAGRLGLPEHADVLYIERLRRLNGLPLSLDLTYVPMDIGAGLLGCDLENTDVFRLLEQLTGQPLGHAEITLEAVNADAHSAAVLQAPRGAAVLMLERLTHLGDGRPVDLEFIRFRGDRITMSGLLRRSL, encoded by the coding sequence ATGCCAGCCGAACGAACCGTCACGCACACCGTCCCGGTCGCCGCGGCGCGCCGGCGGCGACTGCGTGCCGACCAGGCTCGCCAGCTCGCCGACCTGCTGCGCCACCAGATCCTGGCGGGCGGCTACCCCGACGGGGTCCTCCCCCTGGAGAGCCGGCTCGCCGACGACTACGGCGCCGGCCGCAACACCGTCCGCCAGGCCCTCGACCTGCTGCGCGGCGAGCAGCTCGTGGAGCGCCGCCCGGGCGTGGGCACCGTCGTGGTCTGCGAGAAGTACCCGCACGGCCTGGACCGCCTGCAAGGCCTGGCCGAGACCCTGAACGAGCACGGCCGGGTGACCAACGAGGTCCGCACCGTCGGCCCCGTACGCGCCCCCGCCCCGGTCGCCGGGCGGCTCGGCCTGCCGGAGCACGCCGACGTGCTCTACATCGAACGGCTGCGGCGCCTGAACGGGCTGCCGCTCTCCCTCGACCTCACCTACGTCCCCATGGACATCGGCGCCGGACTCCTGGGCTGCGACCTGGAGAACACCGACGTCTTCCGGCTCCTGGAGCAGCTGACCGGGCAGCCGCTCGGCCACGCCGAGATCACCCTGGAGGCCGTCAACGCCGACGCGCACTCCGCCGCCGTCCTCCAGGCCCCGCGCGGGGCCGCCGTCCTGATGCTGGAGCGGCTCACCCACCTGGGCGACGGCCGGCCCGTCGACCTGGAGTTCATCCGCTTCCGCGGCGACCGGATCACCATGAGCGGCCTGCTGCGCCGCTCCCTCTGA
- a CDS encoding 4Fe-4S dicluster domain-containing protein — MPVVPQRGDVPVTIDESLCIDGCTLCVDMCPLDSLAIREDNGKAYMHVDECWYCGPCAARCPTGAVTVNMPYLLR, encoded by the coding sequence ATGCCTGTGGTCCCCCAGCGCGGCGACGTGCCCGTGACCATCGACGAGTCCCTGTGCATCGACGGCTGCACGCTCTGCGTCGACATGTGTCCGCTCGACTCGCTCGCGATCCGCGAGGACAACGGCAAGGCCTACATGCACGTCGACGAGTGCTGGTACTGCGGCCCGTGCGCCGCCCGCTGTCCCACCGGTGCGGTCACCGTCAACATGCCCTACCTGCTCCGGTGA
- a CDS encoding ABC transporter substrate-binding protein translates to MRTKALAPAALALLLAPLATACSGSAGAAGSSTVTVTVGYQSKTINTVTAGTLLRSLGYFEEELAARGQKEGVTYKVDWQDYATGAPITAQMTAGKIDIGSMGDFPLLINAMRGKELKQPTHLVSVTGYNLRGGLNTVVTAPDSKLESLADLRGKKVSTSVGSAADGTLVRALQRAGIDPSGGIEKLNQQPSVGASALQAGSVDALSQFVAWPGQLAYEGRAKALYDGAELNLPTFHGVTVREKFAKERPGVLDDFLRAQRKATDHLRTEPVAAAESVAKETGLPAEVVYLYNGANGIATFDPALRPELIDALKQDVPVLKDAKLVGDVDVDAFVDPEPLARVAAGSAQYPAAVAARPELWLKGEARTRSFDSPRELLKAARGADVRAAYVPDAVTGTLWFADRAVWVAEGPELRAFVTPAGAKAYVAAHQGSGARVVSFAEAGALAS, encoded by the coding sequence ATGCGTACGAAGGCACTCGCGCCCGCCGCGCTGGCCCTGCTCCTCGCGCCCCTGGCCACGGCCTGCTCGGGCTCCGCCGGGGCGGCCGGCTCCAGCACGGTCACCGTGACCGTCGGCTACCAGTCCAAGACCATCAACACCGTCACCGCCGGCACTCTGCTGCGCTCCCTCGGCTACTTCGAGGAGGAGCTGGCCGCGCGCGGCCAGAAGGAGGGCGTCACCTACAAGGTGGACTGGCAGGACTACGCCACCGGCGCCCCCATCACCGCCCAGATGACCGCCGGGAAGATCGACATCGGCTCGATGGGCGACTTCCCGCTCCTCATCAACGCGATGCGCGGCAAGGAGCTGAAGCAGCCCACCCACCTCGTCTCCGTGACCGGCTACAACCTGCGCGGCGGCCTCAACACCGTGGTCACCGCACCGGACTCGAAGCTGGAGTCCCTGGCCGACCTGCGCGGGAAGAAGGTGTCGACGAGCGTCGGCTCGGCGGCCGACGGGACGCTGGTACGGGCGCTGCAGCGCGCCGGGATCGACCCGTCGGGCGGCATCGAGAAGCTCAACCAGCAGCCCAGCGTCGGCGCTTCGGCGCTCCAGGCGGGCAGCGTCGACGCGCTCTCGCAGTTCGTGGCGTGGCCGGGGCAGCTGGCGTACGAGGGCCGCGCCAAGGCCCTGTACGACGGCGCCGAGCTGAACCTGCCGACCTTCCACGGGGTCACCGTGCGGGAGAAGTTCGCCAAGGAACGGCCGGGCGTCCTGGACGACTTCCTGCGGGCGCAGCGCAAGGCCACCGACCACCTGCGCACCGAGCCGGTCGCGGCCGCCGAGTCGGTGGCGAAGGAGACCGGGCTGCCGGCGGAGGTGGTGTACCTCTACAACGGGGCGAACGGCATCGCCACCTTCGACCCGGCCCTGCGCCCGGAGCTGATCGACGCGCTGAAGCAGGACGTGCCGGTGCTCAAGGACGCCAAGCTGGTCGGCGACGTGGACGTGGACGCCTTCGTGGACCCGGAGCCGCTGGCGCGGGTGGCGGCCGGGTCGGCGCAGTACCCCGCGGCGGTGGCCGCCCGCCCCGAGCTGTGGCTGAAGGGCGAGGCCCGCACCCGGTCCTTCGACTCCCCGCGCGAGCTGCTGAAGGCGGCGCGCGGCGCGGACGTCCGGGCGGCGTACGTGCCGGACGCGGTGACGGGCACGCTCTGGTTCGCGGACCGGGCGGTGTGGGTCGCCGAGGGGCCGGAGCTGCGCGCCTTCGTCACACCGGCGGGCGCGAAGGCGTACGTGGCGGCGCACCAGGGATCCGGGGCGCGGGTCGTGAGCTTCGCCGAGGCCGGAGCCCTGGCCTCGTGA
- a CDS encoding ABC transporter permease: MTGGRWLLRAASLGVALLLWQGLTSLDVNLWLRFEQFPTVGEVASTFAERAGTGPYWQDLGSSLRRIVTGFALAAVLGVAVGTAIARSRIAADVLGPLLEVLRPVPAIALVPVAILLFPSNEQGIVFITCTAAFFPVLVSTRHAVGALAPVWEEAVLTMGGGRARILFSVVLPGALPGIFGGLSVGIGVAWICVISAEMISGEYGVGYRTWQDYTVIDYPGVFVGMLTIGALGWLTSTAVERAGRRLTRWLPARDSSGPVPSAGAARTRTGRGPRRSPRAPRPVATRAGAAGPRSGPGSFPEQTREVTP; this comes from the coding sequence GTGACGGGCGGCCGCTGGCTGCTGCGGGCGGCCTCGCTCGGCGTGGCCCTGCTCCTGTGGCAGGGGCTGACCTCGCTGGACGTGAACCTGTGGCTGCGCTTCGAGCAGTTCCCGACGGTGGGCGAGGTCGCGTCGACCTTCGCGGAGCGGGCCGGGACCGGCCCGTACTGGCAGGACCTGGGCTCCAGTCTGCGCCGGATCGTGACGGGCTTCGCGCTCGCCGCGGTCCTGGGCGTGGCGGTGGGCACGGCGATCGCCCGTTCGCGGATCGCGGCCGATGTGCTGGGCCCGCTGCTGGAGGTGCTGCGTCCGGTCCCGGCCATCGCGCTGGTCCCGGTGGCGATCCTGCTGTTCCCCTCCAACGAGCAGGGGATCGTGTTCATCACCTGCACGGCCGCCTTCTTCCCGGTGCTGGTCTCGACGCGGCACGCCGTGGGGGCACTGGCCCCCGTGTGGGAGGAGGCGGTCCTGACCATGGGCGGCGGACGGGCGCGGATCCTGTTCTCCGTCGTGCTGCCGGGTGCCCTGCCGGGCATCTTCGGGGGCCTGTCGGTCGGGATCGGGGTCGCCTGGATCTGTGTGATCTCCGCCGAGATGATCTCCGGCGAGTACGGGGTCGGCTACCGGACCTGGCAGGACTACACGGTCATCGACTACCCCGGGGTCTTCGTCGGCATGCTCACCATCGGCGCGCTGGGCTGGCTGACCTCCACGGCGGTGGAACGCGCGGGCCGCCGGCTGACGCGGTGGCTCCCGGCGCGCGACTCCTCGGGCCCCGTGCCGTCCGCCGGCGCCGCCCGCACCCGTACGGGGCGGGGCCCCCGCCGATCGCCCCGGGCCCCGCGCCCGGTGGCGACCCGGGCCGGCGCGGCCGGCCCGCGTTCCGGACCGGGGAGCTTCCCCGAGCAGACCCGAGAGGTGACCCCATGA
- a CDS encoding ABC transporter ATP-binding protein, translating into MSLTQADARTSPGAAAHPARHGARLALRGVRLGHRGNAVLDGVDLTVEPGEVLAVVGPSGCGKSTLLRTLAGLLPPLDGVVEQDGAPVRGPGADRALVFQDDALLPWRTVRANVELPLAVGRSRGPSGEERAPRPSRASGPDGDGQGGDGQGGDGQGGDGQSGDGQSGVPGRTGRSPVFDLSRAARRARRRTAAQWLEQVGLDGHAHKFPHQLSGGQRQRVQLARALAARPRAVLMDEPFGALDAQTRAEMQDLLVDVLAGTGATVVFVTHDVDEALFLGDRVALLGTAQVVPVPNPRDRGASYAGLRQQIINSL; encoded by the coding sequence ATGAGCCTGACCCAGGCAGATGCCCGGACCAGTCCCGGCGCCGCGGCGCACCCCGCGCGGCACGGGGCGCGGCTCGCGCTGCGCGGCGTACGGCTCGGGCACCGCGGGAACGCGGTCCTCGACGGGGTCGATCTGACGGTCGAGCCCGGGGAGGTGCTCGCCGTCGTGGGCCCGTCCGGCTGCGGCAAGTCCACCCTCCTGCGCACCCTCGCGGGGCTGCTGCCGCCGCTCGACGGCGTGGTGGAGCAGGACGGCGCCCCGGTCCGCGGCCCGGGTGCCGACCGGGCCCTGGTCTTCCAGGACGACGCCCTGCTCCCCTGGCGCACGGTCCGGGCCAACGTCGAACTCCCGCTCGCCGTCGGACGCTCGCGGGGCCCGTCCGGGGAGGAGCGCGCGCCACGGCCGTCCCGCGCGTCCGGCCCGGACGGGGACGGGCAGGGCGGGGACGGGCAGGGCGGGGACGGGCAGGGCGGGGACGGGCAGAGCGGGGACGGGCAGAGCGGGGTGCCCGGCCGCACCGGCCGCTCCCCCGTGTTCGATCTGTCGCGTGCCGCCCGGCGGGCCCGGCGGCGGACCGCCGCGCAGTGGCTGGAGCAGGTCGGCCTGGACGGGCACGCGCACAAGTTCCCGCACCAGCTCTCGGGCGGCCAGCGCCAGCGCGTGCAGCTGGCCCGCGCCCTCGCCGCGCGCCCGCGCGCCGTCCTCATGGACGAACCCTTCGGGGCGCTCGACGCCCAGACCCGCGCCGAGATGCAGGACCTCCTCGTGGACGTCCTCGCGGGCACCGGCGCGACCGTCGTCTTCGTCACCCACGACGTGGACGAGGCGCTGTTCCTCGGCGACCGCGTCGCCCTGCTCGGCACCGCGCAGGTGGTGCCCGTACCGAACCCGCGCGACCGCGGGGCCTCGTACGCCGGACTCCGGCAGCAGATCATCAACTCACTCTGA